The sequence CGCCCGGGTGGTGGAATTGGTAGACACGCAGCTTTGAGGGGGCTGTGAGCGCAAGCTTGTAAGGGTTCAACTCCCTTCCCGGGCAGAGCCTCTACCAACGTGAGCCTCAGCACCCTGTACCTGCGCCTGCGTTATCGCCGCCACACCTTCGGGCCTGGCTTCACCGCCCCCTGGCGGCTGCGCATCCGGGGCCCCGGCCGCGTCAGCTTCGGTCGAGACGTGCAGGTCCGGAATACGTCCGGCCATAGCGCGCTGCTCACCTTCGGCGCGGACGCGCGAATCGACATCGGAGACCGCGTGGAAATCGATGGCGCCGGCCTGATGTCGGCCAGCGCGATCGTCGTGGACGACGACGCCATCCTCGGTCCCTGCCTGCTGGTGGACACCGACTTTCACGCCGTCGGGCGGGAGCGTCGCCAGGGCAGCGAACCGGTGACCCGGCGCCCGATCCGCATCGGACGCAACGCCTGGATCCAGGGGAAGTCGACCATCCTCAAGGGCGTGTCGGTGGGGGAGGGGGCGGTGGTTCGCTGGGGGGCACTGGTTGCCGCTGACGTCGCACCGGGCGCGGTGGTCATGGGAAATCCGGCGGTAGCGGTGACGCAGCCCTAGGCGCCGACGACGGCGCCGGCGATGTTGCAGTAGGTGTTCTTGACCTGGTTGCCAAGCACGATCAGGGTCACCAGGATGACGCAGACCACGAGCACCATGATCAGGGAATACTCGATCAGGGCCTGGCCGTTCTCACTGTCCTGCCAGCCCAGTCGCATCCGGATCCGCGCCGCGAGCAGAGTGATCATTGTTGCTGTTTCCCTCAGGACCGATGACCGTAGCCCGAGTATGACCCTATAACGCAACGGCCCCGTGCTTTCAGACGGGTCGTGGCCCGATCGTGGCTACTTCGTCATGGCCCGCGTCACCCGCGTTCGCGGCTAGCGGTTCCCAAGATGGAGCTAGCGGGCGCCCGAGCGCTGGACAAGGTAGGTGACGACCGCCAGGTATTCTTCGGAATCGGCGGAGCCAACCCAACGGGTCTCGTCGGTGGTCCGCCCGAAGAGGGCAAAGAGTTCGGTCAGAGTCAGCTTTTCGGACATCTTGATACCTAACCAGTAGTTAACTTAACAGAGATGCTATCACAAATCGAGACGCGACGCTAG comes from Candidatus Dormiibacterota bacterium and encodes:
- a CDS encoding Flp family type IVb pilin, with translation MITLLAARIRMRLGWQDSENGQALIEYSLIMVLVVCVILVTLIVLGNQVKNTYCNIAGAVVGA
- a CDS encoding acyltransferase; translated protein: MSLSTLYLRLRYRRHTFGPGFTAPWRLRIRGPGRVSFGRDVQVRNTSGHSALLTFGADARIDIGDRVEIDGAGLMSASAIVVDDDAILGPCLLVDTDFHAVGRERRQGSEPVTRRPIRIGRNAWIQGKSTILKGVSVGEGAVVRWGALVAADVAPGAVVMGNPAVAVTQP